From Pogoniulus pusillus isolate bPogPus1 unplaced genomic scaffold, bPogPus1.pri scaffold_63_arrow_ctg1, whole genome shotgun sequence, one genomic window encodes:
- the LOC135174388 gene encoding olfactory receptor 14J1-like translates to MSNSSSITEFLLLPFLGTQQLQLLHFCLFLATYLAALLGNSLIITTITWHHHLHTPMYFFLLNLALLDLGTISIMVPKSMDNSLRHSRDISYAGCVLQLFFLVFLISAEYFLLTIMAYDRYIAICRPLHYGTLLGSRACAHMAAAAWACGFLYGLLHTANTFSLPLCQGNAVLQFFCEIPQILKLSCSTAYLREVWLIVVSACLFFVCFVFIVVSYVQIFRAVLRMPSQQGHHKAFATCLPHMVVVSLFVSTITFSHLKPPSISSPTLDLVLAVLYSVVPPAVNPLIYSLRNQELKAALSKVLTGWFQKQ, encoded by the coding sequence atgtccaacagcagctccatcactgagttcctcctcctgccattcctaggcacacagcagctgcagctcctgcacttctgcctcttcctggccacctacctggctgccctcctgggcaacagcctcatcatcaccaccatcacctggcaccaccacctgcacacccccatgtacttcttcctcctcaacctCGCCCTCCTTGACCTGGGCACCATCTCTATCATGGTGCCCAAGTCCATGGACAATTCCCTGAGGCActccagggacatctcctatGCAGGATGTGTTCTCCAGCTTTTCTTCTTAGTATTCCTCATTTCAGCAGAGTATTTTCTTCTCACCATCATGGCCTACGACCGCTACATTGCcatctgcagacccctgcactatggcaccctcctgggcagcagagcttgtgcccacatggcagcagctgcctgggcctgtGGCTTTCTCTATGGTCTGCTACACACAGCCAATAcattttccctgcccctctgccagggcaatgcTGTGCTCCAGTTCTTCTGTGAAATCCCCCAGATCCtcaagctctcctgctccacagcctaccTCAGGGAAGTTTGGCTCATTGTGGTCAGTGCCTGTTTATTCTTTGTCTGTTTTGTGTTCATTGTGGTGTCTTATGTGCAGAtcttcagggcagtgctgaggatgccctctcagcagggacaccacaaagcctttgccacctgCCTCCCACACATGGTTGTGGTCTCCCTGTTTGTCAGCACTATCACTTTTTCCCACCTGAAGCCCCCCTCCATCTCTTCCCCAACCCTGGATCTGGTGCTTGCAGTTCTGTATTCAgtggtgcctccagcagtgaaccctctcatctacagcctgaggaaccaggagctgaaggctgccctgagcaaaGTGCTCACTGGATGGTTTCAGAAACAATAA